A single region of the Zootoca vivipara chromosome 2, rZooViv1.1, whole genome shotgun sequence genome encodes:
- the AATK gene encoding serine/threonine-protein kinase LMTK1 isoform X6 has product MLTLSYLVAGAAFGGIKSIQEFDNAEGEEYASEFSAQGSPATQNGPEVYILPLTEVSLPMSRQPGRSVQLLKSTDLGRHSLLYLKEIGHGWFGKVFLGEVNAGLSSTQVVVKELKASASVQDQMQFLEEAQPYRALQHTNLLQCLAQCAEVTPYLLVMEFCPLGDLKGYLRSCHGAEALAPDPLTLQRMACEVSCGLMHLHRNNYVHSDLALRNCLLTADLTVKIGDYGLSHCKYKDDYFVTADQLWVPLRWVAPELIDEVHGNLLIVDQTKTSNIWSLGVTIWELFELGSQPYCHYSDRQVLTYAIKEQQLKLPKPQLPLSLSDRWYEVMQFCWLQPEQRPTAEEVHLLLSYLCAKGASEAEEEFERRWNSMKPGGGGGGGGGGSGSSHVGVELSSFPLLEHFSNDGDDVLTVMETSHGLNFEYKWDQGKTEHLPASAMSPRDAARYHELYYAASSSSGRGDGKHLSLGVSPSCYECKVQGCPGLHTPGVVPVLSAHSPSLNSEYYIRIEEAASEGSGTDLDYTMCSYSPEFGRPSHWKAKEGCYESNSSPTVSLTMEPLLGHSGAHGDSGHWEPPDYYSYGGQGGKEASPYYEASLKDGPEDYLLEEHGASEWPVAAPQKSIFADPLGASPSVGYAYKEEAAVADSVTLELGEEEEEEEEEEEEENSCGSPGSEGDENNGSPSSSKHWTSNTSANNNSCHLLPPCEPPAKDSWCYRHMITFQGLMAEPLCTVPHDGPTLGIEDLRAALLGEERVVSSHTGSPCLDTDLLLEERASAEVASVEIGVGEAMNPLTESGVECLLAATTPPPPGDTDSVASVLEPVSNTDIGDATVPEEEAPGTEEDPIVVEEASAECSPKVPREINVDSGKNTTTSEQDRTPDKTVSSASFPDLDEASDEDTAELTSGVFTDFPVDCTERQDVIVTLKSLQKQVETPDSLESLDIPSTTSSCEAFSPTAYVPSSQPKALDSGYDTENYESPEFVLKEPHEPREPEAFTQLEKAPDGPEGPAKQLSLSNSFSAELQGLDEKNPYRDSAYFSDYDTEGGTREDGEGDSDGSEGHEPELPQADRELGKDPDQNSAGESRPTFLEPTCPQEDAMGCTFPPATSGQGTGTSLSQELVVNGVTVAELDSSRGKSDGAAAVPQVPSPATRSFFLSPVVVSPDVPNGACEGDAGSGSSAVARAAEEPGEGQERCCHGEQPQSGPGLSLDLSAAPSRHPSVPADLEEEEDDTEDSDESDEELRCYNIQDQSEESEEELPTVPIVVAESHSARNLRSLLKMPSLLVETFCDDLERKKKAVSFIEDVTVYLFDQESPTKELAEHPFPGVTEPPVAPPVHKDSNGSPSPAERTDAPSSSSEGSTSEESKGGGFEWEDDFPLMPVKASVMPSLTSVAPEPALPGLPPTLVPAQKQVLPIQFSRFTVSPAPVSRFSITHVTDSGAGSVGGKVHSGSRRRGPIEKG; this is encoded by the exons ATGCTCACCCTTTCCTACCTGGTTGCCGGGGCAGCCTTTGGTGGGATAAAGTCCATCCAG gaattTGATAATGCCGAGGGAGAAGAGTACGCTAGTGAATTCTCAGCCCAGGGCTCACCCGCTACCCAGAATGGCCCAGAAGTTTACATTCTGCCTCTCACCGAAGTCTCCTTGCCCATGTCCAGGCAACCTGGGCGCTCAG TGCAGCTGCTCAAATCCACCGACCTGGGACGCCATAGCCTGCTGTACCTCAAGGAAATTGGCCATGGATGGTTTGGCAAG GTGTTCCTCGGTGAGGTGAATGCAGGGCTGAGCAGCACTCAGGTGGTAGTGAAGGAACTCAAAGCCAGTGCCAGCGTTCAAGATCAGATGCAGTTCCTGGAAGAGGCCCAGCCTTACAG GGCGCTCCAGCATACCAATCTCCTGCAGTGCCTGGCCCAGTGTGCAGAAGTGACGCCCTACCTGCTGGTGATGGAGTTCTGCCCATTG GGTGACCTGAAGGGCTACCTGCGGAGCTGCCATGGGGCCGAGGCACTGGCACCGGACCCTCTCACCTTGCAGCGTATGGCCTGCGAGGTGTCCTGCGGCCTGATGCATCTTCACCGCAACAACTACGTGCACAG TGACCTGGCGCTGCGGAACTGCTTACTCACGGCTGACCTGACAGTCAAAATCGGCGACTACGGCCTCTCTCACTGCAAATACAAA GATGACTACTTTGTGACCGCTGACCAACTGTGGGTACCCCTGCGCTGGGTGGCACCTGAACTCATCGACGAGGTGCATGGCAACCTGCTTATTGTTGACCAGACCAAGACAAGCAATATCTG GTCCTTGGGCGTGACCATCTGGGAGCTCTTTGAACTGGGCAGCCAGCCCTACTGCCACTACTCAGACCGGCAGGTGCTCACCTACGCCATCAAGGAGCAGCAGCTTAAACTTCCTAAGCCACAGCTCCCACTCTCACTGTCTGACCGCTG GTACGAGGTGATGCAGTTTTGCTGGCTGCAGCCAGAGCAGCGCCCCACTGCTGAGGAGGTGCACCTCCTGCTCTCGTACCTGTGCGCCAAGGGAGCGTCAGAGGCTGAGGAGGAGTTTGAGCGGCGCTGGAACTCCATGAAgcctggtggaggaggaggaggaggaggaggcggctcaGGCTCCAGCCATGTGGGCGTTGAGCTCTCGTCCTTCCCCCTGCTGGAACATTTCTCCAACGATGGCGATGACGTCCTGACTGTCATGGAGACGAGCCACGGCCTGAACTTTGAGTACAAGTGGGACCAAGGGAAGACTGAGCACCTGCCGGCCTCGGCCATGAGCCCTCGCGACGCCGCGCGTTACCACGAGCTCTACTAtgccgccagcagcagcagcggaagaGGGGACGGCAAGCACCTCAGCCTGGGGGTCTCGCCCTCCTGCTACGAGTGCAAAGTGCAGGGCTGCCCCGGCCTGCACACGCCAGGTGTGGTGCCCGTGCTGAGCGCCCACAGCCCCTCCCTGAACAGCGAGTACTACATCCGCATCGAGGAGGCGGCCTCCGAGGGCAGCGGGACGGACCTAGACTACACCATGTGCTCCTACAGCCCGGAGTTTGGCCGCCCCTCCCACTGGAAAGCCAAGGAGGGCTGCTACGAGTCGAACAGCAGCCCCACCGTCTCGCTCACCATGGAGCCCCTGCTGGGGCATTCTGGTGCACATGGGGACAGTGGCCACTGGGAGCCCCCTGACTACTACTCCTATGGAGGGCAAGGGGGCAAGGAGGCCTCGCCGTACTATGAGGCCTCCCTGAAAGACGGCCCCGAGGACTACCTGCTCGAGGAGCATGGGGCTTCCGAGTGGCCTGTGGCAGCGCCGCAGAAAAGCATATTTGCTGACCCGCTTGGTGCTTCGCCCTCGGTGGGCTACGCCTACAAGGAGGAGGCCGCAGTGGCAGACTCGGTCACTCTGgaactgggagaggaggaggaggaagaggaggaggaggaggaggaggagaactcgTGTGGCAGCCCAGGGAGCGAAGGGGATGAGAACAACGGGTCCCCTTCCTCTAGCAAGCACTGGACGTCCAACACCTCCGCCAATAACAACAGCTGCCACCTGCTGCCGCCGTGTGAGCCACCTGCCAAAGACAGCTGGTGCTACCGCCACATGATCACTTTCCAGGGACTCATGGCAGAGCCGCTGTGTACTGTACCCCATGATGGCCCCACGCTAGGCATCGAGGACCTGCGAGCGGCCCTTCTGGGCGAGGAGCGGGTGGTATCATCTCATACGGGCTCCCCCTGTCTGGACACCGACTTGCTGTTAGAGGAACGAGCGTCAGCCGAGGTTGCCAGCGTAGAGATCGGCGTAGGCGAAGCCATGAATCCCTTGACCGAGAGCGGGGTGGAGTGCCTCCTGGCTGCCACCACTCCACCACCACCAGGGGACACGGATTCAGTGGCATCAGTGCTGGAACCCGTCAGCAACACAGACATAGGGGATGCCACTGTGCCAGAGGAGGAGGCACCGGGAACTGAGGAAGACCCCATCGTGGTGGAAGAGGCCTCAGCCGAATGCTCACCCAAGGTGCCGCGAGAGATCAACGTGGACAGCGGCAAGAACACCACGACCAGTGAGCAGGACAGGACGCCAGACAAGACAGTTTCGAGCGCCAGCTTCCCTGACTTGGATGAGGCCAGCGACGAGGACACGGCTGAACTCACATCCGGGGTCTTCACTGACTTCCCAGTTGATTGTACCGAGCGGCAGGACGTCATAGTCACCCTCAAGTCCTTGCAGAAGCAGGTGGAGACCCCTGACTCGCTGGAGTCGCTGGACATCCCCTCCACCACCAGCTCCTGCGAGGCGTTCAGCCCCACAGCCTACGTGCCCTCGAGCCAGCCTAAAGCCTTAGACAGCGGCTACGACACAGAGAACTACGAGTCGCCTGAATTTGTCCTGAAGGAGCCTCACGAGCCACGGGAGCCCGAGGCCTTCACCCAGCTAGAAAAGGCACCAGACGGCCCCGAGGGCCCAGCCAAACAGCTGAGCCTCTCCAACTCCTTCAGCGCTGAGCTGCAGGGCTTAGACGAGAAGAACCCTTACCGTGACTCGGCCTACTTCTCCGACTACGATACTGAAGGGGGGACTCGGGAGGACGGGGAAGGGGACAGTGATGGTTCTGAGGGGCACGAGCCAGAGCTCCCCCAGGCGGACAGAGAGTTGGGGAAGGACCCCGACCAAAATAGTGCAGGCGAGTCTCGGCCTACTTTCCTTGAGCCCACTTGCCCACAGGAAGACGCCATGGGGTGTACCTTTCCTCCAGCGACTAGCGGCCAGGGCACGGGGACAAGCCTGTCACAAGAGCTGGTAGTGAATGGAGTCACTGTTGCTGAGCTGGACTCATCCAGAGGCAAGAGTGATGGGGCTGCTGCCGTGCCCCAGGTGCCGTCCCCCGCCACCAGGTCCTTTTTCTTGTCGCCTGTGGTTGTGAGTCCCGATGTGCCGAATGGGGCTTGCGAGGGAGATGCGGGGTCGGGGAGCAGTGCAGTGGCAAGGGCAGCAGAGGAACCTGGGGAAGGGCAGGAACGATGCTGCCATGGCGAGCAGCCCCAGAGCGGCCCTGGGCTCTCGCTGGACCTTTCAGCGGCACCCTCTCGGCATCCATCTGTCCCCGCCGAccttgaggaagaggaggacgacACGGAGGACAGCGATGAGTCAGACGAGGAGCTGCGGTGCTACAACATCCAGGACCAGAGTGAGGAGAGCGAGGAGGAGCTGCCCACTGTGCCCATTGTGGTGGCCGAGAGCCACAGTGCCCGCAACCTGCGCAGCCTGCTCAAGATGCCCAGCCTGCTGGTGGAGACCTTCTGCGATGACCTGGAACGCAAGAAGAAAGCGGTCTCCTTCATCGAAGATGTCACCGTCTACCTCTTTGACCAG GAAAGCCCCACGAAGGAACTGGCAGAGCATCCTTTCCCGGGAGTAACAGAACCTCCTGTGGCACCACCTGTGCATAAGGACAGCAACGGTTCCCCAAGCCCAGCAGAGAGAACAGATGCACCCAGCAGTTCCTCGGAAGGGAGCACCTCTGAAGAGAGTAAGG GTGGTGGTTTTGAGTGGGAAGATGACTTCCCCCTTATGCCAGTGAAAGCATCCGTCATGCCATCGTTGACGTCAGTGGCACCTGAGCCTGCCCTCCCCGGACTGCCACCCACACTCGTGCCAGCTCAGAAGCAGGTGCTACCCATCCAGTTTTCACGCTTCACAGTCTCACCTGCCCCCGTGTCGAGGTTCTCCATCACACACGTCACTGATTCGGGCGCCGGGTCTGTAGGAGGTAAGGTGCATTCAGGTAGCAGAAGAAGGGGGCCCATTGAGAAGGGGTGA
- the AATK gene encoding serine/threonine-protein kinase LMTK1 isoform X3, protein MGMVANLLAIVMSASFFNPSFAFSSHFDPDGTPLSELSWSSSLVVVAVSFSGLFTFIFLMLACLCCKKGGIGFKSWRSESREKRLRMVLRCLPCTGASTVPKTACNVELGNPGQPSPCPLTKEFDNAEGEEYASEFSAQGSPATQNGPEVYILPLTEVSLPMSRQPGRSVQLLKSTDLGRHSLLYLKEIGHGWFGKVFLGEVNAGLSSTQVVVKELKASASVQDQMQFLEEAQPYRALQHTNLLQCLAQCAEVTPYLLVMEFCPLGDLKGYLRSCHGAEALAPDPLTLQRMACEVSCGLMHLHRNNYVHSDLALRNCLLTADLTVKIGDYGLSHCKYKDDYFVTADQLWVPLRWVAPELIDEVHGNLLIVDQTKTSNIWSLGVTIWELFELGSQPYCHYSDRQVLTYAIKEQQLKLPKPQLPLSLSDRWYEVMQFCWLQPEQRPTAEEVHLLLSYLCAKGASEAEEEFERRWNSMKPGGGGGGGGGGSGSSHVGVELSSFPLLEHFSNDGDDVLTVMETSHGLNFEYKWDQGKTEHLPASAMSPRDAARYHELYYAASSSSGRGDGKHLSLGVSPSCYECKVQGCPGLHTPGVVPVLSAHSPSLNSEYYIRIEEAASEGSGTDLDYTMCSYSPEFGRPSHWKAKEGCYESNSSPTVSLTMEPLLGHSGAHGDSGHWEPPDYYSYGGQGGKEASPYYEASLKDGPEDYLLEEHGASEWPVAAPQKSIFADPLGASPSVGYAYKEEAAVADSVTLELGEEEEEEEEEEEEENSCGSPGSEGDENNGSPSSSKHWTSNTSANNNSCHLLPPCEPPAKDSWCYRHMITFQGLMAEPLCTVPHDGPTLGIEDLRAALLGEERVVSSHTGSPCLDTDLLLEERASAEVASVEIGVGEAMNPLTESGVECLLAATTPPPPGDTDSVASVLEPVSNTDIGDATVPEEEAPGTEEDPIVVEEASAECSPKVPREINVDSGKNTTTSEQDRTPDKTVSSASFPDLDEASDEDTAELTSGVFTDFPVDCTERQDVIVTLKSLQKQVETPDSLESLDIPSTTSSCEAFSPTAYVPSSQPKALDSGYDTENYESPEFVLKEPHEPREPEAFTQLEKAPDGPEGPAKQLSLSNSFSAELQGLDEKNPYRDSAYFSDYDTEGGTREDGEGDSDGSEGHEPELPQADRELGKDPDQNSAGESRPTFLEPTCPQEDAMGCTFPPATSGQGTGTSLSQELVVNGVTVAELDSSRGKSDGAAAVPQVPSPATRSFFLSPVVVSPDVPNGACEGDAGSGSSAVARAAEEPGEGQERCCHGEQPQSGPGLSLDLSAAPSRHPSVPADLEEEEDDTEDSDESDEELRCYNIQDQSEESEEELPTVPIVVAESHSARNLRSLLKMPSLLVETFCDDLERKKKAVSFIEDVTVYLFDQESPTKELAEHPFPGVTEPPVAPPVHKDSNGSPSPAERTDAPSSSSEGSTSEESKGGGFEWEDDFPLMPVKASVMPSLTSVAPEPALPGLPPTLVPAQKQVLPIQFSRFTVSPAPVSRFSITHVTDSGAGSVGGSSENRGDRE, encoded by the exons ACGGCACTCCCTTGAGTGAGCTCTCCTGGtcttcctctctggtggttgTGGCTGTTTCCTTCTCTGGGCTGTTCACATTCATCTTCCTCATGTTGGCCTGTCTGTGCTGCAAGAAGGGGGGCATTGGCTTCAAG AGCTGGAGAAGCGAATCCCGGGAGAAGAGGCTGAGGATGGTTTTGAGGTGTCTGCCCTGCACGGGGGCCAGCACAGTGCCAAAAACAGCCTGTAATGTAGAACTGGGGAACCCTGGGcagccctccccctgccccctgacCAAG gaattTGATAATGCCGAGGGAGAAGAGTACGCTAGTGAATTCTCAGCCCAGGGCTCACCCGCTACCCAGAATGGCCCAGAAGTTTACATTCTGCCTCTCACCGAAGTCTCCTTGCCCATGTCCAGGCAACCTGGGCGCTCAG TGCAGCTGCTCAAATCCACCGACCTGGGACGCCATAGCCTGCTGTACCTCAAGGAAATTGGCCATGGATGGTTTGGCAAG GTGTTCCTCGGTGAGGTGAATGCAGGGCTGAGCAGCACTCAGGTGGTAGTGAAGGAACTCAAAGCCAGTGCCAGCGTTCAAGATCAGATGCAGTTCCTGGAAGAGGCCCAGCCTTACAG GGCGCTCCAGCATACCAATCTCCTGCAGTGCCTGGCCCAGTGTGCAGAAGTGACGCCCTACCTGCTGGTGATGGAGTTCTGCCCATTG GGTGACCTGAAGGGCTACCTGCGGAGCTGCCATGGGGCCGAGGCACTGGCACCGGACCCTCTCACCTTGCAGCGTATGGCCTGCGAGGTGTCCTGCGGCCTGATGCATCTTCACCGCAACAACTACGTGCACAG TGACCTGGCGCTGCGGAACTGCTTACTCACGGCTGACCTGACAGTCAAAATCGGCGACTACGGCCTCTCTCACTGCAAATACAAA GATGACTACTTTGTGACCGCTGACCAACTGTGGGTACCCCTGCGCTGGGTGGCACCTGAACTCATCGACGAGGTGCATGGCAACCTGCTTATTGTTGACCAGACCAAGACAAGCAATATCTG GTCCTTGGGCGTGACCATCTGGGAGCTCTTTGAACTGGGCAGCCAGCCCTACTGCCACTACTCAGACCGGCAGGTGCTCACCTACGCCATCAAGGAGCAGCAGCTTAAACTTCCTAAGCCACAGCTCCCACTCTCACTGTCTGACCGCTG GTACGAGGTGATGCAGTTTTGCTGGCTGCAGCCAGAGCAGCGCCCCACTGCTGAGGAGGTGCACCTCCTGCTCTCGTACCTGTGCGCCAAGGGAGCGTCAGAGGCTGAGGAGGAGTTTGAGCGGCGCTGGAACTCCATGAAgcctggtggaggaggaggaggaggaggaggcggctcaGGCTCCAGCCATGTGGGCGTTGAGCTCTCGTCCTTCCCCCTGCTGGAACATTTCTCCAACGATGGCGATGACGTCCTGACTGTCATGGAGACGAGCCACGGCCTGAACTTTGAGTACAAGTGGGACCAAGGGAAGACTGAGCACCTGCCGGCCTCGGCCATGAGCCCTCGCGACGCCGCGCGTTACCACGAGCTCTACTAtgccgccagcagcagcagcggaagaGGGGACGGCAAGCACCTCAGCCTGGGGGTCTCGCCCTCCTGCTACGAGTGCAAAGTGCAGGGCTGCCCCGGCCTGCACACGCCAGGTGTGGTGCCCGTGCTGAGCGCCCACAGCCCCTCCCTGAACAGCGAGTACTACATCCGCATCGAGGAGGCGGCCTCCGAGGGCAGCGGGACGGACCTAGACTACACCATGTGCTCCTACAGCCCGGAGTTTGGCCGCCCCTCCCACTGGAAAGCCAAGGAGGGCTGCTACGAGTCGAACAGCAGCCCCACCGTCTCGCTCACCATGGAGCCCCTGCTGGGGCATTCTGGTGCACATGGGGACAGTGGCCACTGGGAGCCCCCTGACTACTACTCCTATGGAGGGCAAGGGGGCAAGGAGGCCTCGCCGTACTATGAGGCCTCCCTGAAAGACGGCCCCGAGGACTACCTGCTCGAGGAGCATGGGGCTTCCGAGTGGCCTGTGGCAGCGCCGCAGAAAAGCATATTTGCTGACCCGCTTGGTGCTTCGCCCTCGGTGGGCTACGCCTACAAGGAGGAGGCCGCAGTGGCAGACTCGGTCACTCTGgaactgggagaggaggaggaggaagaggaggaggaggaggaggaggagaactcgTGTGGCAGCCCAGGGAGCGAAGGGGATGAGAACAACGGGTCCCCTTCCTCTAGCAAGCACTGGACGTCCAACACCTCCGCCAATAACAACAGCTGCCACCTGCTGCCGCCGTGTGAGCCACCTGCCAAAGACAGCTGGTGCTACCGCCACATGATCACTTTCCAGGGACTCATGGCAGAGCCGCTGTGTACTGTACCCCATGATGGCCCCACGCTAGGCATCGAGGACCTGCGAGCGGCCCTTCTGGGCGAGGAGCGGGTGGTATCATCTCATACGGGCTCCCCCTGTCTGGACACCGACTTGCTGTTAGAGGAACGAGCGTCAGCCGAGGTTGCCAGCGTAGAGATCGGCGTAGGCGAAGCCATGAATCCCTTGACCGAGAGCGGGGTGGAGTGCCTCCTGGCTGCCACCACTCCACCACCACCAGGGGACACGGATTCAGTGGCATCAGTGCTGGAACCCGTCAGCAACACAGACATAGGGGATGCCACTGTGCCAGAGGAGGAGGCACCGGGAACTGAGGAAGACCCCATCGTGGTGGAAGAGGCCTCAGCCGAATGCTCACCCAAGGTGCCGCGAGAGATCAACGTGGACAGCGGCAAGAACACCACGACCAGTGAGCAGGACAGGACGCCAGACAAGACAGTTTCGAGCGCCAGCTTCCCTGACTTGGATGAGGCCAGCGACGAGGACACGGCTGAACTCACATCCGGGGTCTTCACTGACTTCCCAGTTGATTGTACCGAGCGGCAGGACGTCATAGTCACCCTCAAGTCCTTGCAGAAGCAGGTGGAGACCCCTGACTCGCTGGAGTCGCTGGACATCCCCTCCACCACCAGCTCCTGCGAGGCGTTCAGCCCCACAGCCTACGTGCCCTCGAGCCAGCCTAAAGCCTTAGACAGCGGCTACGACACAGAGAACTACGAGTCGCCTGAATTTGTCCTGAAGGAGCCTCACGAGCCACGGGAGCCCGAGGCCTTCACCCAGCTAGAAAAGGCACCAGACGGCCCCGAGGGCCCAGCCAAACAGCTGAGCCTCTCCAACTCCTTCAGCGCTGAGCTGCAGGGCTTAGACGAGAAGAACCCTTACCGTGACTCGGCCTACTTCTCCGACTACGATACTGAAGGGGGGACTCGGGAGGACGGGGAAGGGGACAGTGATGGTTCTGAGGGGCACGAGCCAGAGCTCCCCCAGGCGGACAGAGAGTTGGGGAAGGACCCCGACCAAAATAGTGCAGGCGAGTCTCGGCCTACTTTCCTTGAGCCCACTTGCCCACAGGAAGACGCCATGGGGTGTACCTTTCCTCCAGCGACTAGCGGCCAGGGCACGGGGACAAGCCTGTCACAAGAGCTGGTAGTGAATGGAGTCACTGTTGCTGAGCTGGACTCATCCAGAGGCAAGAGTGATGGGGCTGCTGCCGTGCCCCAGGTGCCGTCCCCCGCCACCAGGTCCTTTTTCTTGTCGCCTGTGGTTGTGAGTCCCGATGTGCCGAATGGGGCTTGCGAGGGAGATGCGGGGTCGGGGAGCAGTGCAGTGGCAAGGGCAGCAGAGGAACCTGGGGAAGGGCAGGAACGATGCTGCCATGGCGAGCAGCCCCAGAGCGGCCCTGGGCTCTCGCTGGACCTTTCAGCGGCACCCTCTCGGCATCCATCTGTCCCCGCCGAccttgaggaagaggaggacgacACGGAGGACAGCGATGAGTCAGACGAGGAGCTGCGGTGCTACAACATCCAGGACCAGAGTGAGGAGAGCGAGGAGGAGCTGCCCACTGTGCCCATTGTGGTGGCCGAGAGCCACAGTGCCCGCAACCTGCGCAGCCTGCTCAAGATGCCCAGCCTGCTGGTGGAGACCTTCTGCGATGACCTGGAACGCAAGAAGAAAGCGGTCTCCTTCATCGAAGATGTCACCGTCTACCTCTTTGACCAG GAAAGCCCCACGAAGGAACTGGCAGAGCATCCTTTCCCGGGAGTAACAGAACCTCCTGTGGCACCACCTGTGCATAAGGACAGCAACGGTTCCCCAAGCCCAGCAGAGAGAACAGATGCACCCAGCAGTTCCTCGGAAGGGAGCACCTCTGAAGAGAGTAAGG GTGGTGGTTTTGAGTGGGAAGATGACTTCCCCCTTATGCCAGTGAAAGCATCCGTCATGCCATCGTTGACGTCAGTGGCACCTGAGCCTGCCCTCCCCGGACTGCCACCCACACTCGTGCCAGCTCAGAAGCAGGTGCTACCCATCCAGTTTTCACGCTTCACAGTCTCACCTGCCCCCGTGTCGAGGTTCTCCATCACACACGTCACTGATTCGGGCGCCGGGTCTGTAGGAG